The Coffea arabica cultivar ET-39 chromosome 8e, Coffea Arabica ET-39 HiFi, whole genome shotgun sequence genome window below encodes:
- the LOC113704732 gene encoding dirigent protein 6-like, giving the protein MVVKIPEMFFWRVSRSSSGLSELLPEGSPMRPVAPPMRATARHAKRTNPDKPCKHFTVYYHTVIFNGTNTANATAAVVREPTKFWNTSFGQMVIFDSPLTKGQSLLSTPIGRAQGLYFYDMKMRVGSWFAYSLLFNSTEHKGIINIMGANLMHEETRDLSIVGGTGDFFMARGIVTFRTEDVDIPRYFRLQMDVKLYECY; this is encoded by the exons ATGGTGGTGAAAATCCCAGAAATGTTCTTCTGGAGGGTTTCAAGGTCAAGCTCAGGCCTTTCGGAACTCTTGCCTGAAGGGTCACCTATGCGGCCGGTGGCTCCCCCAATGAGGGCAACAGCACG tCATGctaagagaacaaaccccgacaAACCATGCAAGCATTTCACAGTGTATTACCACACCGTCATATTTAATGGAACAAACACGGCAAATGCTACTGCTGCAGTGGTTAGAGAGCCAACTAAATTCTGGAACACCAGCTTCGGTCAGATGGTGATTTTCGACAGTCCTTTAACCAAAGGCCAAAGTCTTCTTTCCACACCGATTGGACGAGCTCAAGGGCTGTATTTCTACGACATGAAGATGAGGGTCGGTTCTTGGTTTGCATATAGTTTGCTGTTTAACTCAACTGAGCATAAGGGTATCATTAACATTATGGGTGCAAATCTGATGCATGAGGAAACTAGGGATCTCTCGATCGTGGGAGGGACAGGCGACTTCTTTATGGCCAGAGGCATTGTAACATTTCGAACTGAAGACGTTGATATTCCTCGATATTTCCGTCTCCAAATGGATGTCAAGTTGTACGAATGCTACTAG
- the LOC113704734 gene encoding uncharacterized protein, whose amino-acid sequence MASSGSDLGEFSEENSDYDQNSDDNDYDENVDEDSEWLGVENRKQEQLNKHIKKSSTDARMSHMPRKQMPTDTESDDDNSDVDVAPNSATDIGSDTGSDEDKSLRPPVFDPKDENNPKIKLRQIFSSFKELKEAIRTWNIKRGRSFKFVKSDSIRVRAICPKDGCDWCIYVRRMKGDGRLEVRTFQKKHKCGFSYHNKSVKSGWVGRRYVGIFRENPRLDYVSFKNLVMKEHKCHLSRHQGYRAKKITENLAKGSEMDQYNKLSQYINEIERSNPGSTVIMKLVDDYCDAVTGQGKFQRLYMCFAGVKQGFLAACRPVFGMDETFLKGSTRGVLLTAVGVDANNGMYPIAYAATEGETKDSWIWFLTLLKEDLKIERDYEWTIMSDKQKGIIQACEAVFSNATHRFCVKHMHSNMSSAGFKGAAMRKVLRKAAKATTPIQFRRRMEAIAELDAEVAKWLDDKDSTEWYRSHFSTYPKCDILLNNICESFNSKILDAREESIIAMMESLRYFMMSRMQENRDRARKNGANLQSAQKSRKE is encoded by the coding sequence ATGGCTAGTTCAGGTTCTGATTTGGGGGAGTTCTCAGAAGAAAACTCGGATTATGATCAAAATTCAGATGATAATGATTATGATGAAAATGTTGACGAAGATTCTGAATGGTTAGGGgtagaaaatagaaaacaagAGCAGCTGAATAAGCATATTAAAAAAAGCTCTACAGATGCTAGGATGAGCCACATGCCTAGGAAACAAATGCCTACTGAtactgaaagtgatgatgacaATTCTGACGTAGATGTTGCCCCAAATTCAGCCACTGATATTGGCAGTGATACAGGGTCGGATGAAGACAAAAGTTTGAGACCCCCTGTGTTTGATCCCAAAGATGAAAATAACCCCAAAATTAAACTTAGACAAATATTTTCTTCCTTCAAGGAGTTGAAAGAAGCAATTAGAACCTGGAACATCAAAAGAGGGAGATcatttaaatttgtcaagagTGATAGCATAAGAGTTAGAGCAATATGTCCTAAAGATGGGTGTGATTGGTGCATATATGTTAGGAGGATGAAAGGGGATGGCAGATTGGAGGTTAGAACATTTCAAAAGAAGCACAAATGTGGATTTTCATACCACAACAAGAGTGTGAAGTCTGGGTGGGTAGGAAGAAGATATGTTGGCATATTTAGGGAGAACCCAAGGCTGGACTATGTTAGTTTCAAAAATCTGGTAATGAAGGAGCACAAATGTCATCTTAGTAGACATCAAGGCTATAGAGCTAAGAAAATTACAGAGAATTTGGCCAAAGGTAGTGAGATGGATCAATATAATAAACTGTCTCAATATATCAATGAAATTGAGAGAAGTAATCCAGGTAGCACAGTAATTATGAAGCTGGTAGATGACTATTGTGATGCAGTAACTGGACAGGGCAAATTTCAGAGATTATACATGTGCTTTGCTGGGGTAAAACAGGGGTTCTTAGCAGCTTGTAGGCCTGTGTTTGGAATGGATGAAACTTTTCTCAAAGGTTCAACAAGGGGTGTACTATTGACAGCAGTTGGAGTTGATGCTAATAATGGAATGTATCCTATAGCTTATGCAGCAACTGAGGGAGAAACCAAAGATTCTTGGATTTGGTTTCTAACATTACTCAAGGaagatttgaaaattgaaagggACTATGAGTGGACAATAATGAGTGATAAGCAAAAGGGAATAATCCAAGCATGTGAAGCAGTTTTTTCAAATGCAACCCACAGATTCTGTGTTAAACATATGCATAGTAACATGTCATCTGCTGGGTTCAAAGGGGCGGCAATGAGGAAAGTTCTGCGGAAAGCAGCTAAGGCAACTACTCCAATTCAATTCAGAAGAAGAATGGAGGCAATTGCTGAACTTGATGCTGAAGTAGCTAAGTGGTTGGATGACAAGGATTCGACAGAGTGGTATAGATCACACTTCAGCACTTACCCAAAGTGTGATATATTGCTGAATAACATATGTGAATCCTTCAACAGCAAGATCTTAGATGCTAGAGAGGAGTCAATTATTGCAATGATGGAGTCATTGAGATATTTTATGATGTCAAGAATGCAGGAAAACAGAGACAGAGCCAGAAAAAATGGAGCAAATTTGCAGTCTgcccaaaaatcaagaaaagaatgA
- the LOC140013098 gene encoding uncharacterized protein, with the protein MKDPMEYVDDCYRVHTYLKCYEPYILPLHGEQDWADMNVQPPLPPTYGRAPGRPKKQRRKSTDEVQEMKDKRVKVRRVGQICKCTYCGEKGQNTMTCKFRQQKYGEDVSLSQMSSAGLHEAQCERNLSQMDTNHSIFVEGIGSTAKKTTRRTVKKAGKDTRRVAKKVTSSQNSQQATDSINTTSSAPVAEPNLYEVFEI; encoded by the exons ATGAAGGATCCAATGGAGTATGTTGATGATTGCTACAGAGTGCACACTTATCTCAAGTGTTATGAGCCCTATATACTACCTCTTCATGGAGAGCAAGATTGGGCAGATATGAATGTCCAGCCCCCACTCCCACCAACATATGGAAGAGCACCAGGAAGGCCCAAGAAACAAAGGAGAAAATCTACTGATGAGGTGCaggaaatgaaagataaaagagTTAAAGTAAGACGAGTTGGACAAATCTGTAAATGTACTTACTGTGGGGAAAAGGGTCAAAACACAATGACATGCAAGTTTAGGCAACAAAAATATGGTGAAGATGTAAGTCTATCACAGATGTCATCTGCTGGATTGCATGAAGCACAATGTGAAAGAAACTTGTCACAAATGGATACAAACCATAGCATATTT GTTGAAGGTATTGGCTCCACTGCTAAGAAGACAACCAGAAGAACAGTGAAAAAAGCT GGAAAAGACACTAGACGTGTAGCAAAGAAAGTAACTTCatcacaaaatagccaacaAGCTACTGACAGCATCAATACTACCTCTTCTGCCCCTGTTGCTGAGCCTAACTTGTatgaggtttttgaaatttaa
- the LOC140013076 gene encoding uncharacterized protein, which yields MTTSKRITIKLHFGGIFIWEPETVYTGNNVAIFKNCETRKLSRDMLCKLYSRYGDASNVNLYFEIPNCGLYVGAAEIKGDKEIELMLTAHEGVYVINIYAELHDEMPSEIASVRVKSHGKSAPTDAPHSGAQNVASDKDTPKKLANKKGKQIVKKSVRRQTKLTGNKKHSKAESNSAKEKGEKAVEKQDEVEKQPENEDEYGDATSDSLEEPEWLKEGLEGPEDEDIFANRAKANEIENQQQAKGTDEEPATANQTYTMEDLQTPGSSKNKFEEGESSKTNEEWNEFAIDDEELLDTMWGDDERNGKGNSCRDFNAAVEFRKSDFELKVGDKFKNLRAFREALVEWNVREGYTMKYKKNERAKVIAMCKKGCSWKIRASPIQNESTFQIKSIKGVHVCGREYSNHHANARYLSKKYLDRFRDEPSSSIEGFVKTVRREIMVDISMRQAYRAKRLAREALQGDDIRQYNVIRDYAATLLIRNPGSHIVLQVTRLDENEVGIFERMYWSLSAMKNGFLAGCRRIIGLDGCFLKSPFGGQLLTAMGRDGNDNMFPIAMAVVEAERYDSWKWFLMELKIEVGAENGAPWTFISDRQKGLVSAIDDVFPESEHRYCLRHIYQNFKQKFKGKELKEYFWAAASAGNIRDFKIAMAELERADPKVGEAMNAAGWLNRIPAHLWSRSHFSSSCKSDILVNNLNESFNSYILPAREFTIISMFEWIRRKLMQRLNVKREGMQQYEGNLCPNIQERLEKNKLNSRFCIAHYSRDAEYEVDCGTRVYVVDISRRTCTCGSWQLSGIPCSHSIAAIQRDKSEPEHYVDPCYSKEAYLSTYNYTIAAMPSEDYWDSKGAEKVNPPKIRKQPGRPKKVRRREADEVRGTTSTRKGLVVHCKKCFRPGHNSRTCKFPIHPKSKFYKVSSS from the coding sequence ATGACAACTTCAAAAAGAATTACTATAAAATTGCATTTCGGTGGTATATTCATATGGGAACCAGAAACTGTCTATACTGGTAACAATGTAGCCATATTTAAAAATTGTGAGACAAGAAAATTGTCCAGGGATATGTTGTGTAAATTGTATAGTAGGTATGGTGATGCCTCGAATGTGAACCTATATTTTGAAATACCAAATTGTGGGTTGTATGTTGGAGCAGCTGAAATTAAAGGAGATAAAGAAATAGAGTTAATGTTAACTGCACATGAAGGAGTATATGTTATCAACATATATGCTGAATTGCATGATGAAATGCCTAGTGAAATTGCTTCAGTTAGAGTAAAAAGTCATGGTAAAAGTGCCCCCACTGATGCCCCACATAGTGGAGCACAAAATGTGGCATCTGATAAAGATACCCCAAAAAAGTTAGCaaacaaaaaggggaaacaGATAGTCAAGAAGTCAGTGAGAAGACAGACCAAGCTAACTGGAAACAAAAAACACAGCAAAGCAGAGTCTAATTCAGCAAAGGAAAAAGGTGAAAAAGCTGTAGAAAAGCAAGATGAAGTTGAAAAACAGCCTGAAAATGAAGATGAGTACGGTGATGCTACATCTGATAGTTTAGAAGAGCCTGAGTGGTTGAAAGAGGGATTAGAAGGACCAGAAGATGAGGATATTTTTGCAAACAGAGCAAAGGCTAATGAAATAGAAAATCAGCAGCAGGCAAAAGGCACAGATGAAGAACCAGCAACAGCAAACCAGACATATACAATGGAGGATCTGCAAACACCAGGCTCTTCTAAGAACAAATTTGAAGAAGGGGAGAGTTCTAAAACTAATGAAGAGTGGAATGAATTTGCTATTGATGATGAAGAACTGCTTGACACTATGTGGGGAGATGATGAAAGAAATGGGAAAGGTAATAGTTGTCGAGATTTTAATGCTGCAGTTGAATTcagaaaatcagattttgagttGAAAGTTGGGGATAAATTTAAGAACTTACGGGCCTTTAGAGAAGCACTTGTGGAATGGAATGTCAGGGAAGGCTACACCATGAagtacaaaaaaaatgaaagagcaAAAGTTATTGCCATGTGCAAAAAGGGTTGTTCTTGGAAAATACGGGCAAGCCCAATTCAAAATGAAAGCACCTTTCAGATCAAATCAATAAAGGGAGTGCATGTGTGTGGAAGAGAATACAGCAACCATCATGCAAATGCaagatatttgagcaaaaaataTTTAGACAGGTTCAGAGATGAACCAAGTTCTTCCATTGAAGGATTTGTCAAGACTGTGAGAAGAGAGATTATGGTGGACATAAGCATGAGACAGGCTTATAGAGCTAAAAGATTGGCAAGAGAGGCACTACAAGGGGATGATATAAGACAGTATAATGTCATCAGAGATTATGCTGCTACCTTGTTGATCCGGAATCCTGGTAGCCATATTGTCCTGCAAGTGACTAGACTGGATGAGAACGAGGTTGGGATATTTGAAAGAATGTACTGGAGTTTAAGTGCAATGAAGAATGGGTTTCTAGCTGGTTGTCGACGAATAATTGGATTAGATGGTTGCTTTTTAAAAAGTCCATTTGGTGGACAACTTTTGACAGCTATGGGTAGGGATGGCAATGATAACATGTTTCCCATTGCAATGGCTGTAGTGGAAGCCGAGAGATATGACTCATGGAAATGGTTTTTGATGGAGTTGAAAATTGAAGTTGGTGCTGAAAATGGAGCTCCATGGACATTCATATCTGATAGGCAAAAAGGATTAGTCAGTGCAATTGATGATGTATTTCCTGAATCAGAGCATAGGTACTGCCTTCGtcatatatatcaaaatttcaaacagAAGTTCAAGGGAAAGGAGTTGAAGGAGTACTTTTGGGCAGCTGCGTCTGCTGGGAACATTCGTGACTTCAAGATAGCAATGGCTGAATTGGAAAGGGCTGATCCAAAGGTGGGAGAAGCTATGAATGCAGCTGGTTGGTTAAACAGGATTCCTGCACATTTATGGTCCAGGTCACATTTCAGCTCCTCATGCAAGAGTGATATTCTTGTTAATAATTTGAATGAGTCATTTAATTCCTACATACTTCCAGCAAGAGAGTTCACAATCATCTCCATGTTTGAGTGGATAAGAAGAAAACTCATGCAGAGGCTAAATGTGAAAAGGGAAGGCATGCAACAGTATGAAGGGAACCTTTGTCCAAACATACAAGAACGACTTGAGAAGAACAAGCTAAATAGTAGGTTCTGCATAGCTCATTATTCTCGGGATGCTGAGTATGAAGTGGATTGTGGGACTAGAGTATATGTTGTTGATATAAGTCGTAGAACATGCACATGTGGATCATGGCAACTAAGTGGGATTCCATGCTCACATTCTATTGCTGCCATTCAAAGGGATAAATCAGAGCCTGAACACTATGTTGATCCTTGTTATAGCAAAGAAGCATACTTGAGCACCTATAACTACACTATAGCTGCAATGCCCTCTGAAGACTATTGGGATTCAAAAGGAGCTGAAAAGGTGAATCCCCCAAAGATTAGAAAGCAACCTGGAAGACCCAAGAAAGTGAGAAGAAGAGAAGCTGATGAAGTTAGAGGCACCACATCTACAAGAAAAGGACTTGTTGTGCACTGTAAGAAGTGTTTTAGGCCAGGACATAATTCTAGGACTTGTAAATTCCCAATCCATCCAAAGTCCAAGTTTTATAAGGTAAGTAGTAGTTAA